In the genome of Raphanus sativus cultivar WK10039 chromosome 4, ASM80110v3, whole genome shotgun sequence, one region contains:
- the LOC108852876 gene encoding uncharacterized protein LOC108852876, whose translation MASNKHLPLLLLLIITTTSSTSLAFDQNKLVLKIIDAMISGGSFEDWSEAFLATNDEIHGQVLTSTLFLPKTSVEGINATSPLVAAYHIVPQLLHFHNISVMEPLSRIPTLLSGNSIVVTNNSASGFTLDGVLVSEPDLFVSPSVVIHRIASPFNFSRYGGDDI comes from the coding sequence ATGGCAAGCAACAAACACCtccctcttctccttctcctcatCATCACCACTACATCCTCCACTTCGCTTGCATTCGATCAAAACAAACTCGTACTCAAAATCATAGACGCAATGATCTCCGGGGGGAGTTTCGAAGATTGGAGCGAAGCTTTCCTCGCAACAAACGACGAGATACACGGTCAAGTTCTCACTTCAACACTCTTCCTTCCCAAAACATCCGTCGAAGGAATCAACGCCACTTCACCGCTCGTAGCTGCTTACCACATCGTCCCACAACTGCTTCACTTCCACAACATAAGCGTCATGGAGCCTCTCTCTcgcatcccaactcttctctcTGGAAACTCCATCGTTGTAACCAACAACTCGGCTTCGGGTTTCACACTCGATGGTGTTCTTGTCTCGGAGCCAGATTTGTTTGTCTCTCCTTCCGTTGTTATCCATCGTATCGCTTCTCCATTTAACTTCTCTCGTTACGGTGGCgatgatatataa
- the LOC108849508 gene encoding uncharacterized protein LOC108849508, with product MAMRRVYSEIKGKKVKELPSYIKSSFSTQSVKTYVKKGLDNYNDKYIQTSSVQPLLHICFGGMAFSYLVALPNERRHLEHQQHAKEHGGH from the coding sequence ATGGCGATGAGGAGAGTATACAGCGAGATCAAAGGCAAGAAGGTGAAGGAGCTTCCTTCCTACATCAAATCTTCGTTTTCGACGCAGTCCGTGAAGACGTATGTGAAGAAAGGTCTCGATAACTACAACGACAAATACATCCAGACCAGCTCCGTCCAACCTCTCCTCCACATCTGCTTCGGAGGCATGGCTTTCTCTTACCTCGTCGCTCTCCCTAACGAGCGTCGCCATCTCGAGCACCAGCAGCATGCCAAGGAGCACGGTGGCCATTGA